One Benincasa hispida cultivar B227 chromosome 5, ASM972705v1, whole genome shotgun sequence genomic window carries:
- the LOC120078482 gene encoding transcription factor MYB101 yields MVQSKGEKAGKSEGDHQHHAGSGGGGGGGGENGGGRALKKGPWTAAEDGILIEYVKKHGEGNWNAVQKHTGLARCGKSCRLRWANHLRPNLKKGSFSQEEERIIIELHAKLGNKWARMAAQLPGRTDNEIKNYWNTRMKRRQRAGLPLYPLEIQQEATAFHLRHHHHHHHHHQQQQNHNSASAAAVATNFSVVRHKPDFNNHHPNSVSIFNFSSTMNNYQKNFNDGSSFYATPTSQFKFFPENNNGGGFALPLSPVSPFPQIGQQMNQSFSPPPQATLQLSYGGYVCNSNSGLNSMFLGAPYHHLIPGLEPELPSIQTPPHSTTPASSGTSGGEGIMVAANSGLLDVVLLEAEARSRNGKQSKEESSSAGEMKQRIDQGFTEEEDANLYVESVLGSSGGDATATENHSDEFSSSHSSSRKRSRTEPLEEMDSMDDDDLMSLLNNFQSGMPVPEWYPGSSDDDLGINMHKGPSLCESNSNPGGDEPRQNVTLPSAVVSSPVLEWSLGSSCWNNMPSIC; encoded by the exons atggtTCAGAGCAAAGGGGAGAAAGCTGGGAAAAGCGAAGGGGATCATCAACATCATGCAGGTAGTGGCGGCGGTGGCGGTGGTGGTGGAGAGAACGGAGGAGGGAGGGCATTGAAGAAAGGGCCGTGGACGGCGGCGGAAGATGGGATCTTGattgaatatgtgaagaaaCATGGGGAAGGGAATTGGAACGCGGTTCAAAAACATACGGGATTGGCTCGATGTGGGAAGAGTTGTAGGCTGCGTTGGGCTAACCATTTACGGCCTAATCTTAAAAAAGGCTCATTTTCTCAAGAGGAAGAAAGGATTATCATTGAACTTCATGCTAAACTTGGCAATAAATGGGCTCGCATGGCTGCTCAG TTACCAGGAAGAACTGACAACGAAATTAAGAATTACTGGAACACCCGAATGAAACGTCGCCAAAGAGCCGGTCTGCCGCTTTACCCTCTTGAAATTCAACAGGAAGCGACGGCGTTTCACCTCCGGCATCACCATCACCATCACCACCAccaccaacaacaacaaaaccATAACTCTGCCTCTGCTGCTGCGGTTGCTACTAATTTCTCTGTTGTTCGTCATAAACCAGATTTCAACAATCACCATCCAAATTCCGTCTCGATTTTCAACTTCTCTTCGACTATGAACAATTACCAGAAGAATTTCAATGATGGGTCGTCGTTTTACGCAACACCCACAAGTCAATTCAAGTTTTTTCCTGAAAACAACAACGGTGGTGGATTTGCTTTGCCTCTTTCCCCTGTTTCTCCATTTCCGCAAATTGGGCAACAGATGAATCAATCCTTCTCGCCTCCACCGCAAGCTACTTTGCAGTTGAGTTATGGAGGTTATGTGTGTAATTCTAATTCGGGTCTGAATTCGATGTTTCTTGGAGCTCCTTACCATCACCTGATTCCGGGGTTGGAACCAGAGCTTCCTTCAATCCAAACGCCGCCGCACTCCACCACTCCGGCTTCCTCCGGGACCAGCGGCGGCGAGGGGATTATGGTGGCGGCCAACAGCGGATTGCTTGACGTTGTACTGTTGGAGGCTGAAGCTCGGTCTCGTAATGGGAAACAATCGAAAGAAGAAAGCTCCTCTGCCGGGGAGATGAAACAGAGGATAGACCAAGGATTTACAGAGGAAGAAGATGCTAATTTATATGTAGAATCAGTTTTAGGAAGCAGTGGCGGAGACGCCACCGCCACTGAAAATCATTCCGATGAGTTCAGCTCCTCCCATTCATCATCTC GAAAAAGATCAAGAACGGAACCATTAGAAGAGATGGATTCAATGGACGACGATGACTTAATGAGCCTACTCAACAACTTCCAATCGGGAATGCCGGTACCGGAGTGGTACCCAGGAAGCAGCGACGACGACCTCGGGATAAACATGCATAAGGGGCCGTCGTTGTGCGAGTCGAATAGCAACCCGGGAGGAGACGAGCCGCGGCAGAATGTTACTTTGCCATCGGCGGTTGTATCGTCGCCGGTGCTCGAATGGAGCCTTGGGTCGTCTTGTTGGAACAACATGCCTAGTATTTGCTAG